TTTATTTTTGCAAATAGTTTCTTTTTGATTGTGTCAGTATGAACCTTTCTTCTTGTTCTTAGACTCTTTAGTAGGAATTAGACTAATTCGCAATCAATTACGGGTGCATGAGTGGCTTTGTACACTTAATTTTGGGGCAATTATGATATTTCTTCCTAATTGACGAACATTTGTTGTTTTTGTGTAGATAATGATAATAGACTACAAGTTATCGTATCCGAGTGGCACTGCTACTGCTGTTCTCATTAATGGTTTTCACACACCTGATGGAGATAAGGACGCCAAGTACTATTCCTCGGTTCCTTTACCTCTTTTTTACTGGTTTTCTACCTTGAAAATAAGTCTGATTAATTTCCTTCTTGTTATCTATGCAGGAAGCAGGTTAGAGGATTCACAAAGTTCTTTTCGTATAGTTTCCTATGGGGTTTCTTCCAATGGTTCTATTCTGGTGGAGACCAATGTGGATTCGTCCAATTTCCTACTTTCGGGTTGAAAGCTTGGAAGCAAACGTGTGTACTCTTtgtcagttggacacctgctctCATTAATAATCCTGTTTTCTCTTTGTTTGACATCTTTGCGACTTCTGTGTCTTTATAATCTTGCAGATTTTTCTTCGATTTCAGCATGACTTATGTTGGAGCAGGGATGATTTGTTCGCATATCGTTAACTTGTCTTTGCTTTTGGGAGCCATTCTTTCATGGGGGGTAATGTGGCCATTGATACATGACCGAAAAGGAGAATGGTACGGTGCAAAATTGTCAGAAGGTAGCATGAAGAGCTTGAGTGGTTACAAGGTCTCTACATTAGAATTCACAACCGTTCCACATTTCTGATATCATCATTAATTTGCTTAAAGTGGCTTCTTATCTTTGTATATGCATTATTTTGAACACAAATGCTCACAAATTTTTGCAGGTTTTTATATCAATTGCGCTAATTCTAGGAGATGGTCTCTACAATATTGGGAAGATATTGTACTGTACTGCTAGGAGTGTTCAGACTAAACTTAGAGAGAGGAATGCAGGTAAAACAGAAATGATCATGTTTACTATGAATGTACATTCAATCACCCTAGTCATGCAAGTAGGTGAATCTGACTTATAGATTGTATGATTTTCTTCAGTTGCAGATGAGACAATTCAACCACCTCTTGAGGATCTTCAACGAAATGAACTCTTCATGAGGGAAAGTATTCCCGTATGGGTTGCATGTGTTGGATACGGTCTTTTCTCCATTGTTTCCATCATTGTGATACCCCTCATGTTCCCTCAGCTTAAATGGTACTATGTGGTTGTAGCGTACCTCCTTGCTCCATCTTTAGGGTTCTGTAATGCATATGGCGCAGGTCTAACTGACATGAACATGGCCTATAACTACGGGAAAGTCGCTATGTTTGTGATAGCGGCCATCTCAGGAAAGGAAAACGGTGTAGTTGCAGGACTCGTGGGTTGTGGCCTTATTAAATCGATTGTTTCCATTTCTTCAGATCTTATGCACGATTTCAAAGCTGGTCACCTCACGCTGACATCCCCTCGCTCCATGCTTTTAAGCCAAGCTATTGGGACAGCAATGGGTTGTGTGGTAGCTCCTTTAACATTCTTTCTTTTCTACAAGGCCTTCGATGTGGGAAATCCCGCAGGGGAATACAAAGCTCCATATGCTCTAGTTTATCGGAACATGGCAATTCTTGGGGTAGAAGGCTTCTCTGCATTGCCTCGCCATTGTCTGAAAATGTGTTACGGGTTCTTTTCATTTGCAATTGCTGCTAATTTGTTGAGAGATCTTACCCCTTCAAAGGTCGGAAACTGGGTTCCTCTGCCTATGGCTATGGCGGTTCCGTTTCTCAATGGTGCAAGTTTTGCGATTGATATGTGTGTTGGGAGCTTGGTAGTGTTTGTTTGGCACAAACTGGACAAGAAGAAAGCTACCTTATTGATTCCTGCAGTTGCTTCCGGTTTAATCTGCGGAGATGGTTTATGGATTCTCCCTTCATCTATTCTTGCTCTAGCTAAGTTAAAGCCTCCCATGTGCATGCAATTTGTGTCCACATAACCAGAAAAAGCTATGGAAAAAGGTTGAAGATAAGTGATGAGAATCAGTGGCATTTTGCTAGGAGAACAGTGGTAACAGAGAAGGTTCAGTTGGAAATGGGCATATCTGAAAGTGTTGCCGGCAATTTCCTAATAAAATGATGTAAttagttttttagtttttcttgttagGGTCAAAAGCAAATGTAGATTAGCATAGTTAGTCATAAATAAATACATTCTTTTGGCAGATTATAAAGTAAGAACTGTCACAATTGATTGTGTGGAACCAGTTAAATGCGAAATTCATTGAATACGGAGTGTTTCATTTTTGAGATTTGAGATTCAAGTGTGTTGTTTCTTTGTGCCCTCAGATTTGGGGTGTGAACAATGGTGAAGGACGTTTATCAGGAGACGCAGAAAAGATACATTAGCATCGAAATGGAGTAACATTGCTACAAGACTCCAGAGAATTGGTTATTTTGCTGATTTTGCATATATCATGCGGTTTTATGGCAAGCATAGCCGTAGCACTCCAGAGAATTGAGCAAAAACATCTTGGCACCAAAGAATAGGGGCTGGTGGATGATTCTAAGGATTTGGTCAGACGGTTTAGTGAATTACAGGTTCAAGACTGATCTTGACCATAGGGTAGATGCAAGGTCTTTATTGCTTGGACTGGGCTTCAGCTTCTGGCATTAGGCTCTATATCCATTTTGCAAACACAATTTTTGATTGGGACTCACTTTTCTTGCAATTTTTAAGCCTTTTCTTCGAGGTTGAATTGGGGACcctggaaaaataattggggacccTAACTACGGGataaaaaaggtcatgaaatagtaattgcaAGTTATCCCTTGTCGCATCTTTTttaaaatggctaaactacccccaaatcattagtgttaattgagtgttaattaattgttaattagtttagttagattaaaatcaaatttagggataaaattttgataaaagaaaaattgtgtttttgtgtcgtggagaggaagaagttgatTTTCTTTTGGGGGTGGGGGGGAatttagggttatttgaaatgagtaaTTCCAGCGGAGGAAtcctattgctcaaaatgaaggaaccaatcctcaaaatgaagaacctgaagctcaaaacaattaggtaaacttcctatactcttcaaattgtatgaatgatgctccaagtggtcgattcatgtacactatttaactactcagagtgagggtcgttaagttgagagggtaataaacgaacgactctaagaagtcgtcaattacttgacacaaactttgacgactcaaacctgtaacttttgcaggttatgaaaaatcgtcaaccaagtgtgatataattgacgaccctatcactatttgggacagagaggtggttctgcataagacagagtcgttcatatttaaaaagggtcgtcgagaagaatcgttaacgatttagaaattcctggacgacactattctagggcagaaaaccaggtatagggtcgttatctactacaccctagtggttaacgatttttcatcaattcagtatgcatatcaaaaatcgttaagcaataaaaaatCGTGGTTAACGACTCTGGAgctgtaactgcaattttgcagttgaaaacctaatttttcaatcaacaaatcaaattaaacgcaaacccaacttagattagggggttttagttcacttacgacgatgaatcggtgagaattttttttctcagaagtcgttaatggaatgggaGACAGTGGGAAGGAGGgagcggagaagaagaagaatgggaggagaagaagttttgattgaaatgaagattggGGGCTGAGGTTAGTGGTTAATGAGATTTTTAGGGTAATTATTAGAAAAGACTAAATTGGTATTTTCACCAACATTTTGGAAGCCCTCTATCTTTTATGGGGTGGATATAAATTGGGTGAAGTCCCTAATTATTTTCTATGGCCTCCAATTCAGCCTTGCTTTTCTTGATTTCATTTTCTCTCGTACTTTATATATATTATCTACTACTGCGGGTAGGTTTGAATTTATCTCTAATCTTTCTTTTGCTTAGACAAGTCCGATTCTTTGGTAAGCTTGCTTGATTGAAGTCAATATGGTTTAAGCTAAATGCCAacacaatgagaaaataaaactATCCCCCCTTTACTAGAACATAATCGTAAGGTTACACATCAAATGTGCTGATTTTTGGTGACATTTtataaagaacaaaagaaaatggCTTCTAATTTATTTTCATTCGAGCCCTATAAAAAACTAACATCCAAAGTGCAAAAATAGTGGCAAGAAAAGTTATCACTGAAAAATCGttattagcaaaaaaaaaaagaaaaaaaatgaaaaaatagaaaaataaaataatatgaaTGGCTATTAaaaatgttattttatttatctttttaatcagtaaagaatttggtgctggcgatGACGAGTTTCAAACTCCAGCCATCAACACCTGGTAATTTTATCACTATATTACAGTGGTGCACGGCTGAAAAATCATTATTAAAGATAAGAATTAATAGATCTGAGTGCAAGTCGTAggcaagaaacaaaaattacacaaCTTTTCGTCCAAAAATATCTCCAAGTAATACTAGCTAGAAACAAAAAGGCAAATGTCTAATAACTGTATTAAAGGGCTTGGTAATTGTAATAAGAAGTCTGGATTCGAATCTTACAAATAAGACTGAGACACCACAGAATCTTGAGCTGCGAGATTCAAAAACATTGAATGACATTCCAATCAGAAGtactttttataatatagatagaTAAATCGACAACTAAGTTCAAGAGCTATAATAACCGTTGGAATTCAGATGGACCCCAAACATGCAATAATAGAACATAAGAAATTCTAGTCACGTCTCTTTCTCTCCAACATATTGGGAGGGACATATATACAATACAAgtctagttagtaattcgggattcgGAATAGTACAGACAGGCAAATGTACATCTATTATTCGGATTCGTAAAAATAGAATTCGGTCAAAAGTGCGATCAATGGTTCATGATTCGTTAATAGTTCGGAACGGTATAAGTATGTGTATAATTTGGAACAATATCGTTTGTTATTGCCTACTTGTTGTTATGTTGATTTGAAATATTTTCGATTCAATCATGGTAAAAGACTTGCATTTCatttatattttaattaatttttctctaATTATGGTTAtctatgttggatattttcaacaaacccttAATTTGTAGGCGCTACAGCAAAGTTCGGTGATCGACCTGACCGGTCAGGTCGCGGGGGTCTGGGGGCAGTGCCCCCTAGCAGAGTGCGAGACATCGTCTCGTAGGATTTTTT
The nucleotide sequence above comes from Papaver somniferum cultivar HN1 chromosome 8, ASM357369v1, whole genome shotgun sequence. Encoded proteins:
- the LOC113305273 gene encoding metal-nicotianamine transporter YSL3-like, translated to MVMESEMKEIEREEGRQQQEQDMSRKIPPWKKQITVRGLFASFIIGVIYSVIVTKLSLTTGLVPNLNVSAALLAFVVIKSWTKLLHKAGYVCTPFTKQENTVIQTCAVACYTICFGGGFGSFLLGLNKRTYEQAGIDTPGNAPGSYKEPGIAWMMAFLFVTSFVGLLALVPLRKIMIIDYKLSYPSGTATAVLINGFHTPDGDKDAKKQVRGFTKFFSYSFLWGFFQWFYSGGDQCGFVQFPTFGLKAWKQTFFFDFSMTYVGAGMICSHIVNLSLLLGAILSWGVMWPLIHDRKGEWYGAKLSEGSMKSLSGYKVFISIALILGDGLYNIGKILYCTARSVQTKLRERNAVADETIQPPLEDLQRNELFMRESIPVWVACVGYGLFSIVSIIVIPLMFPQLKWYYVVVAYLLAPSLGFCNAYGAGLTDMNMAYNYGKVAMFVIAAISGKENGVVAGLVGCGLIKSIVSISSDLMHDFKAGHLTLTSPRSMLLSQAIGTAMGCVVAPLTFFLFYKAFDVGNPAGEYKAPYALVYRNMAILGVEGFSALPRHCLKMCYGFFSFAIAANLLRDLTPSKVGNWVPLPMAMAVPFLNGASFAIDMCVGSLVVFVWHKLDKKKATLLIPAVASGLICGDGLWILPSSILALAKLKPPMCMQFVST